TTATTTTCTTCATTATCAATCTTTGAAGAAAATCTTAATTTATCTGAAGAAGAATCTAGAACTATATATTTCCCTTGGATAGAAAGCATATTAGTAACTTTAGGCCCCTTATCTCTAGTCCCCTCTTTTAATATCTCTACTATAACTTCATCTCCATTTTTAATTTCATTATTGTTAAACTTATCATCTATGTACATATAAGCATTTTTTTTAAATCCTATATCAATAAATGCACTTCTTAAATTTGGTATAACTTTTTTAACTATTCCTTTATATATCTCACCTTGTATAGGCTCTTTTTCCTCTTCTTCAATATATAACTTTTCTAGTTTTCCTTTATTCTTTATAGCTATTCTAAGTATATCTTTATCCCTATCTATAAATAATTCTTTCATATTTTTCCCTTCTACACTAAAAAGAGCCATCGCATTAACGATTTAAATTCGTAAGCGATAGCTCTTTTAATTTTAATTGTGAATTATGCTTTGTGAATTACCAATTATATAAACGAAACTGAGACATACATTTATATGATTTATTATGCAACAGTTCCTTTATACTTTAAACTATCGCTTTATTTAATGGAACTAACTTTTTATTTTTCATACCATACAACTCTAATCTTCTTATTTCTATAAAAGCATCACTTACTGCATTTGACGTGTTTTCTTTTATAAAGTTACCTAAAAGATCTGCTGAAAGATTTTCTCTTGAACCACATGCCACTATAGTTTCTATAGTTAATAAATTATTTTCAATAGTATATTCAAATTCTTTAATCATTGGCTTTATATCTACAAGTTTTTCGCCTTTTTTACTTTTCTTTATCGTTTGCCAATTTTCTTTTAAATATAAATCTTGTAGTTCATCTTTTAATAAAATATCATCATTATACTTTATCTTTATAATATATTTAGCTCCTTCAACTGCTGCCATAGCTGTCGGTGGCTTTTTGGTGTTTTCTTTTTCAACAATCATCTTAGCATCTAGAAACTTTATTCCACTAGGAGCGGCCATATTTAACTTATCAATAACAGTTTTTTCAGAAATAATCTCTTCCAGTTCAATATCTAAATACTCTGAATCTGAATATACCCCAACTGATAATGGTTGAGCAATTGACATTATCATATGAGGA
Above is a genomic segment from Clostridium bornimense containing:
- a CDS encoding TIGR03936 family radical SAM-associated protein gives rise to the protein MKVRYLIKFTKESNIKFISHLDLMRTIHRTVRRSGIKAKYSKGFNPHMIMSIAQPLSVGVYSDSEYLDIELEEIISEKTVIDKLNMAAPSGIKFLDAKMIVEKENTKKPPTAMAAVEGAKYIIKIKYNDDILLKDELQDLYLKENWQTIKKSKKGEKLVDIKPMIKEFEYTIENNLLTIETIVACGSRENLSADLLGNFIKENTSNAVSDAFIEIRRLELYGMKNKKLVPLNKAIV